CGCTTCAAGAACCGACACGAGCCCGAGTCAGCGCTGGAAGGCGTGGCCGAGGTCGTCGCGGCGGCGGCCGAGACCGGCGCGCACATGCACCTGTGTCACCTGAACTCCACCGCGCTGCGGGCCGTCGACGAGATCGCTGACCTGGTCAGCGGCGCACGCGCGCGCGGGCTCGCCATCACGACCGAGGCCTATCCGTACGGCGCAGGGATGACCGCCGTCGGGGCGCCTTTCCTGAGCCCGGACCGCCTACCCCGTCTCGGCCTGCGCACGTCAGACCTGGTCGTCGTGGCCACGGGCGAACGCCCCGCCGACGAGGACCGCCTCCTGCAGATTCGACGCGACATCCCTGGCGCGCTGGTCGTCGTCCACTACCTCGACGAGGGATCGGCACCGGACCTGGCCTTGATCCGTCGGGCGTTGCTGCTCGACGACACCGCCGTCGCCTCGGACGCCGTCCCCTTCATGGACGTGGACGGCACGCTCATCGACGGCGACCGTCCCATGCCGCCCGGCGCCCTCTCGCATCCCCGCAGCTCCGGCACCTTCTCGCGATTCCTGCGCACAATGGTGCGGGAGACCGCGACGTTGTCGCTGAGCGAGGCGTTGCGCCGCTGTTCACTGCTGCCCGCCACGTTCCTCCAGGCCGCCAGCCCGGCGATGGCGCGCAAGGGCCGCGTACAGGCGGGCCACGACGCCGACCTCGTGGTCTTCAACCTCGCCGAAGTCGCCGACCGGTCGACTTACCAGATCCCGGCGGCGTCGTCGATCGGGTTCAAACACGTGCTCGTCGGCGGGGAGCCCGTGGTACGCGACGGCGCCCTGGTGCCCTCCGCGCTGCCCGGCCGCGCCATCGTCGGCGGTGCCCGGTGAGCGCACCCAGGATGGTCGGCGTCCTGGGCGGCATGGGACCGGCGGCCACCGTCGACTTCTACGGCAAGCTCGTGGAGGAGACGGCCGCCACCTGCGATCAGGAGCACGTCCCCGTCGTCATCTGGGGCAACCCCCGCGTCCCCGACCGTTCCCTGAGCCTGCTGGGCGGCGAGGACCCCACCCCGTACTTGCGGCGCGGCATCGAGGCGCTAAAGCAGGCGGGGTGCGAGGTGCTCGCCGTGCCCTGCAACACCGCTCACGCCTTCGTCCCGCGGCTGGCAGACGTGGCCGGGCTGGAGCTGGTGAGCATCATCGAGGTCACCGCAGACGCCCTCGCTGCCGACGGCGTACGTAGGGCTGGTGTGCTGGCCACTACCGGAACCCGGCAGGCGGGCCTGTACGCGGACGCCCTGCGGCAGCGGGGCGTGACGGTGATCGAGCCCGACGAGCCCGGCCAGCGGCACGTCACGGCGGCCATC
This sequence is a window from Micromonospora sp. NBRC 110009. Protein-coding genes within it:
- a CDS encoding amidohydrolase family protein, with translation MTGGEDAVTCFRDCDLVLAGGRVVDPESGLDAVTDVAVSGGTVAAVGDTSGFRPAQTLDVSGHVVTAGFIDLHSHAQTIPSLRLQALDGVTTALELESGVGDVARALATAAAEGRPVNYGYSASWARSRMSALDGVTPSHGPLGFAAGIGESTGWQRPADHAEVTRIAGRLEEEIGAGALGIGVLLGYAPGTGRDEYLRVASTAARLGVPTFTHARFKNRHEPESALEGVAEVVAAAAETGAHMHLCHLNSTALRAVDEIADLVSGARARGLAITTEAYPYGAGMTAVGAPFLSPDRLPRLGLRTSDLVVVATGERPADEDRLLQIRRDIPGALVVVHYLDEGSAPDLALIRRALLLDDTAVASDAVPFMDVDGTLIDGDRPMPPGALSHPRSSGTFSRFLRTMVRETATLSLSEALRRCSLLPATFLQAASPAMARKGRVQAGHDADLVVFNLAEVADRSTYQIPAASSIGFKHVLVGGEPVVRDGALVPSALPGRAIVGGAR
- the cuyB gene encoding cysteate racemase, producing the protein MSAPRMVGVLGGMGPAATVDFYGKLVEETAATCDQEHVPVVIWGNPRVPDRSLSLLGGEDPTPYLRRGIEALKQAGCEVLAVPCNTAHAFVPRLADVAGLELVSIIEVTADALAADGVRRAGVLATTGTRQAGLYADALRQRGVTVIEPDEPGQRHVTAAIGAVKSGGVRPVHTRALAEVSRSLADRGAERVVTACTELVLALDSSRVPVPVLDPARLLARRVAAVALG